A genomic stretch from Terriglobales bacterium includes:
- a CDS encoding DUF3891 family protein, whose translation MILRPIPPAAPAGDAFVPAWEAILRTQQQEAPDYWMIAQPDHAQLAGEIAAALKADWLPPLSAEAIAGIAAHDAGWAAVDERLMREAAGPGHRPVPFLSVAPEDASAVGLGSIERAEQLSPLGGLLVSLHFSRLAQYRLEGFGGLLHDPPHVQQRLREFLQRESQRRARLAPLQPHSPDEIERLTDVLQLCDLISLYVCCGTRESIALPQEFGSVRPRIVASPPSAKLGRKGGAPSACRIEPTALARPLELRVRATRWSDGTEENMAVVTLTLIV comes from the coding sequence ATGATCCTCCGCCCTATTCCGCCCGCGGCGCCCGCCGGCGACGCCTTCGTTCCCGCCTGGGAAGCGATTCTGCGCACCCAACAGCAGGAGGCGCCCGACTACTGGATGATCGCGCAGCCCGATCACGCGCAGCTCGCGGGCGAAATCGCAGCGGCCCTGAAAGCCGACTGGCTGCCGCCGCTCTCGGCCGAGGCCATTGCCGGCATCGCGGCGCACGACGCCGGCTGGGCCGCGGTGGACGAGCGCTTGATGCGCGAAGCGGCCGGACCCGGCCACCGTCCGGTTCCGTTCTTGAGCGTTGCCCCCGAGGACGCTTCCGCAGTGGGACTCGGATCCATCGAACGCGCCGAACAACTCTCCCCGCTCGGCGGCCTGCTGGTGAGCCTGCACTTTTCGCGCCTGGCGCAATACCGGCTGGAAGGCTTTGGCGGCCTGCTCCACGATCCGCCCCACGTTCAGCAACGGTTGCGTGAATTTCTCCAGCGGGAAAGTCAGCGCCGCGCGCGGCTGGCGCCCCTCCAGCCGCATTCGCCCGATGAGATCGAGCGGCTCACCGACGTGCTGCAACTCTGCGACCTGATCTCGCTCTACGTGTGCTGCGGAACGCGCGAGAGCATTGCGCTGCCGCAGGAGTTCGGCTCGGTGCGGCCACGGATCGTGGCGAGCCCACCCTCCGCCAAACTCGGGCGGAAGGGTGGGGCACCCTCAGCTTGCCGGATTGAGCCGACCGCGCTGGCGCGTCCGCTGGAGCTGCGCGTCAGGGCGACGCGATGGAGCGATGGAACGGAAGAGAACATGGCTGTTGTGACCTTGACCCTGATCGTGTAA
- a CDS encoding cytochrome c, which yields MKVLSLLSVTVLLAAIACRSAGEEKYKMTDAQLGLTAEQARGRQVFNARCLRCHESYTSDKRQGFPLKGLYSRPVMPSGTPLNDECVAEVIVNGKRMMPGTQVNDADLKALIAYLKTL from the coding sequence ATGAAGGTTCTGAGTCTGCTCTCGGTGACTGTATTGCTTGCTGCCATCGCCTGCCGCTCCGCCGGCGAGGAAAAATACAAGATGACCGACGCGCAACTCGGCCTCACCGCCGAACAGGCGCGCGGACGGCAGGTCTTCAACGCGCGCTGCCTGCGCTGCCATGAGTCGTACACGAGCGACAAGCGCCAGGGGTTTCCGCTCAAGGGCCTCTACTCGCGCCCGGTCATGCCCAGCGGCACGCCGCTGAACGATGAGTGTGTTGCCGAGGTGATCGTGAACGGGAAGCGCATGATGCCGGGAACCCAAGTGAACGACGCGGACTTGAAAGCGCTGATCGCGTATTTGAAGACGCTTTGA
- the glp gene encoding gephyrin-like molybdotransferase Glp, translated as MPGILSFADARHAVEEQARAQRGPVDTEVCDLLAAPRRILAERVTADRDLPPFSRATRDGYALRAADLATLPAKLRVVGEIRAGAEAANIKVSAGEAAEIMTGAPAPVGADAIVMVEYTAREGATVEVRRAVKPGENIVPPGSEARHGQVLLEPGARLDAAAIAAAASVGKAELRVFARPLVAILATGDEIVDVAAQPGAAQIRNSNSYSLAAQVTQAGGEPVLLPIAPDEAGTLRHLAEQGLAYDLLLLSGGVSAGKYDLVEPVLEKFGAEIFFTGAEIQPGRPILFGRARRNPGAQPTYFFGLPGNPTSTLVTFELFVRPMLEALAGACVSPLAFVQAKLGADIRTKTGLTRFLPAVLSGEFDGAEVRLAAWKGSGDVAGTARANCFVVVPPDRDHIAAGEAVSVLRVG; from the coding sequence ATGCCCGGCATTTTGAGCTTTGCCGACGCGCGCCATGCCGTGGAAGAGCAGGCGCGCGCGCAGCGCGGGCCGGTGGACACCGAAGTCTGCGACCTGCTGGCCGCGCCGCGCCGCATTTTGGCCGAGCGGGTCACCGCCGATCGCGATCTGCCGCCATTTTCACGCGCCACGCGCGACGGCTACGCGTTGCGCGCCGCCGATCTCGCCACGCTTCCCGCGAAGTTGCGCGTGGTCGGCGAGATCCGCGCCGGCGCGGAAGCAGCGAACATCAAGGTGAGCGCCGGCGAAGCCGCCGAGATCATGACCGGAGCGCCCGCTCCAGTTGGCGCCGACGCCATCGTGATGGTGGAGTACACCGCGCGCGAGGGCGCCACGGTGGAAGTCCGGCGCGCGGTGAAGCCGGGCGAGAACATTGTTCCGCCGGGTTCGGAGGCGCGCCACGGACAAGTCTTGCTCGAACCCGGCGCGCGCCTCGACGCGGCCGCCATCGCCGCCGCGGCTTCGGTGGGAAAGGCCGAGCTGCGTGTGTTCGCGCGGCCGCTCGTCGCCATCCTCGCCACCGGCGATGAGATTGTGGACGTGGCCGCGCAGCCCGGCGCGGCGCAGATCCGCAACTCCAACAGCTACTCGCTGGCGGCACAGGTCACGCAGGCCGGTGGTGAGCCGGTGCTCTTGCCCATCGCGCCCGACGAAGCCGGCACGCTGCGCCACCTGGCCGAGCAGGGACTCGCCTACGACCTGCTGCTGCTCTCCGGCGGCGTCTCGGCGGGCAAGTACGACCTGGTCGAACCAGTGCTGGAAAAGTTCGGCGCGGAGATCTTTTTCACCGGCGCCGAAATCCAGCCCGGCCGTCCAATTCTCTTCGGACGCGCGCGCCGCAATCCCGGCGCCCAGCCCACATACTTCTTTGGCCTGCCCGGGAACCCAACGTCAACGCTGGTGACGTTCGAACTGTTCGTCCGGCCGATGCTGGAAGCGCTCGCCGGCGCCTGCGTCTCGCCGCTGGCGTTCGTGCAGGCGAAGCTCGGCGCCGACATCAGGACAAAGACCGGCCTGACGCGCTTCCTTCCCGCTGTGCTCTCCGGCGAATTCGACGGCGCCGAAGTGCGCCTGGCCGCGTGGAAAGGCTCGGGCGACGTGGCCGGGACGGCGCGCGCCAACTGCTTCGTGGTCGTCCCGCCCGACCGCGATCACATCGCTGCCGGCGAGGCGGTCAGCGTGCTGCGCGTGGGCTAG
- a CDS encoding DUF488 family protein, protein MPVAVKRVYEKPSVTDGARVLVDRLWPRGLSKTAAKVDLWLRDLAPSNQLRRWFHARPSQWTAFRKRYFAELAEQPAAAALNELYSLVARRKQVTLLYASKNTEQNNATVLRDLLNGMRKPPSGSGPAAAARVAKRAVRKR, encoded by the coding sequence ATGCCGGTCGCGGTCAAGCGCGTGTACGAAAAGCCGTCGGTTACCGACGGCGCGCGCGTCCTCGTCGACCGGTTATGGCCGCGCGGCCTCAGCAAGACGGCGGCGAAGGTGGACCTGTGGCTGCGCGACCTGGCGCCCTCGAACCAACTGCGCCGATGGTTCCACGCGCGGCCGTCGCAGTGGACGGCATTCCGCAAGCGCTATTTCGCCGAGCTGGCCGAGCAGCCGGCCGCCGCCGCCCTCAACGAGCTCTACAGCCTTGTCGCGCGTCGCAAACAGGTCACGCTCCTCTACGCGTCGAAGAACACGGAGCAGAACAACGCCACCGTGCTGCGCGACCTGCTGAACGGCATGCGCAAGCCGCCCTCGGGATCGGGGCCGGCGGCGGCGGCGCGGGTGGCAAAGCGCGCGGTACGGAAGCGTTAG